CACCCGGGCATTCCGGCGCCCACCGTGGCTGCCTGGCACGGGCACGACGTCCCGATGACGACGCCCGTCTACAACCGGGTCTACAACAAAGTTCTGACCGCTGCCACATCGGCCATGTTCGGTACCGATAAGGCCGTCTGAGGCAATCCGGGACAGTCGAGAATCGAGAGTTCTCCCGCCCGTTGGCACACTGAGCCGCGAAACAAGAAGACGGCCGATACGAAAACAGCCCCTACCTGCGTAAATAAGCGGACCTTGGGGGACCTTACTCGAACACGAACACGCAGGTAGAAGCCCTGGAAGCCCTGATCAAGAAGCTGCCCGACACCACGACAACCACCCAGCCGCCTGCGGAACGGCCCGCTCCACGGCGGGCACGCCAACTGGACGCCGACCGAATCGCGGAACTGATCGCCGGATACCAGGCCGGGTCCACAGTGTATGAACTGGCGTCCCGATTCGGCATCGAACGACGCACGGTCAGCAATATCCTCCACCGGCACGATGTGCCGATGCGCCGCCGCAGCCTGTCCCCCGACCAGGTCCAGACCGCCGTCCACCTCTACAAGCTCGGCTGGTCACTCACCCGGATCGGACAACATCTCGGCGTAGCCCACACAACCATCCTGATCGCACTCCGCCAATACGGAATACCCACCCGAGACACCCACGGAAGACCTCGGTAGCGGGCGCATGACCGTGCGCTCCATCCGAGTAACAGCACTGGGCCAGCCCGATCGCGTGCTCGACTACGACGCTGCGAGATTCCCGCCGGAACCAGATCGAAGGGATCCCGAACCAGTGCGGAGATCTGTTCTGCACCCGCGAGGACCGGCCGCTCACGCTCGCGTGATTTGAATTTCAGCGAGGTCGCATCGACCATCACAATGCGCGGTTGGGGTCCTCGGCGGCGCCGATGTTCCAGCACCCACACCGTCGTATCCACCGACGACACCGAGAACAGGTCCCTCGACAAGCGAATGACCGCGCGCCCAGCGCCCCGGTCCACCAACTCCTTGCGGACCGACTGTTCATGTTCATCCGATGACGTCGTCTCCGATACCGACATCAGCACCGATGCCCGCCCCCTGCTCCGCTCTTGCTTACAGCGCGGCCTGCAGCCAGGCGAAGTTAGCGTTTAGCTCGCCACCAGCAGGCCAGCTCAGCCACCTGGACTGCGGACTGGAGGGCAGCGCACGAAGCGGGATCAACCGGAGCTTCCGGCATCGGAACCGCCCACCGCGTCAGATCGTGACGCGGTGGGCGGTCATGGTCGCATCTATTGGTTGTAGCCGAAGATTGCGTTCCAGGCCCGTTGGTCGGTGGCGGCGTTGCTGATCGACTCGGCGGGCGTGATCCGGTGCACCCTGGGGTCGGTGAAATCTGGCAGTTGCACGCCGCGCACATTGGGCGCGGCGATGTCGGTGCGGACCGAATACTCACCCATGTCGGCGAAGACTTGCTGGCCGCGTTTGGCGAGGTTCCAGTTGAGGAACAGCTTGGCGGCAGCGGTGTTCGTCGCGGTGGAGGCGACCCCGGTGTAGTAGTCGTATGCCGTGACGCCCTCCTCCGGGACGACGAACTTCACCGGCGCGTTCGCGTTGTTCGCGATATTGACGGCGCTGACGACAACAGTGCCCGCGTCGATCTGGCCGCGGGCCAGCGCGTCGAGCTGGGCACCGATTGAATCGAAAACCCTTGCCCCGGAAGCATATTGACGGAGGTAGCCGTCACCGAGCGTCGCCCGCTGGAACCGGGTCAGTGCGAGAGCGCTGCCACCGGCGCCGGCTTGGGCGATGCCCCGCTTGTTGGACCACCGGTTGTCCAGTAGTGATCGCCAACTGGTCGGCGCCGCGTCAGCGTGGACCAGCGCGGTGTTGTAGCCGAAGGTGTAAACAGGGTCGAAGGTGCGGTAGTACGAGCCACCGTCGAAGATCACGTCGTCGTGTAGGTTCGTCGCGGTCGATGGCTGGTATGGCTGAAAGACGCCCCGTTCGGCGAGGCCGTGCGCGAATCCGGCGTCGGAGATGCGAACGATGTCGGCCTTGAGTTTGCCCGCGCCGTGCTCGGCGACGATTCGCTCGTACAGGCGGTTGGGGGTCAGCCGGATCTGTTTGACCTTGATACCGGTATCGGCTTCGAATTGGTGCAGAAGTGTGGCTTCGCTGGCTTGGGTGTAGCCGCTGTAGAGGGTGAGCTTGCCCTCGGCCCTGGCTTGTTTCCACAGGCTCTGGTCGGCGATCTGCTCGCCGTTGATGATCAGCGCGTCGTCTCGTTGGATGCTCTGGGCCGGTCGGGCCAATGGTTGGCCTCCCGGGGGCGGTGCACAGGCGGTCAGTGCGGCTAGTAAGGCGGCGCTCAGCCCGATCACGATCTTCTTCATCAGACGGTTTCCTTGGATCCGAGGCGGCGCGACAGCACGGCGAGGGTGGCGATGACGACGCAATACAGCAGGCTGAGTTCGGCTGCGGCTTGGAAGGATCCGTTGTCGTAGGCGTCGAAGATCGCGATCGACAGCAATCGCGTGTCCGAGGTGAACAAGAACAGCGCCGCGGTCAGTTCCCGCATGGACAGCATCAACAGCAGCAGGAAGGTGGAGGAGAGTCCGACCCGCAGCAGTGGTGCGGTGACGAAGCTGATGGCTCGATACCTGCGTGCGCCGAGCATCACCGCGCTGTCTTCGAGGTCCTTGTCGAGCTGGATGATCGAGGCCGACACGCCGCGGTATCCCTGCGGGAGGAACACCGCGACGAAGGCGATGACCAGGACGGCGAGGGTTCCGTAGAGCGGTATCGGCATAGCCAGCCAGGTCCACAGCAGACCAAGTCCGAGCACGACGGCGGGTACGGCGAGCGGGAGCATGGCAACGTATTCGAGTAGCTTGCGCCCGGGTGCGTTGGTGCGATACCGGGTGTAGGCGAGGGCGAAGCAGAGCGCGGTTCCGATCGCGGCGGTCGCGACACCGACGGTGACGCTGTTGACCACGACGTGGTGGAAATCGGAACTCCTCAGTGTCTGTCCCATACCCCACAGGGACAACGCGCCGGGGCGGCCCAACTGCCCGAGGTCGGCGACATAGGGACTGGTTTGCAGGCTCGCGAGAATGAGCGCGAACACCGGGAGCACCACCGCCAGGGCGCAGTACACCCAGGCGAAGACAGCGGCGGGACGGCGCCAACCGCGCAGCGGAACCTTGCGGGCCCGCACACCTTTGCCCGTGACGGTCGTGTACTGCTTGCCGGCCATCGCCCGCTGTTGGAACGCGACCACGACGACCAGCAGCACCGTGAGCACGACGGCGACGGCGGCCGCGTCATTGGAACGGGCGGGCGAGGCGTTCATCAGTCGGTAGATCATGGTCGGCAGCGTGTCGATACCGCCTGCCACACCGATGACCTGACCGACCGGAAAGTTCTCGACGGACAGGGCGAAGACCAAGATGCCCGAGCCGACGACGGCAGGCATGACCAGCGGGAACGTGACCTTGCGCAGCATCTGGGTGAGTTTGGCCCCGTGCAGACTGGCCGCATCCTCGAGATCGGGATTCATTAGCGACAGCGCCGAGTGCACCATGAGAAACGGGTACGGCGCGTAATAGAGGCCCAGGACGAAGATCATCCCGCCGAAGCTGTAGATATTGATCGCATTGGGCAGGCCGATGCTGTTCAAAGCCAGATTGAGGTAGCCGGTGGCGGGCCCTCCCAACAGTACCCACGCCAGCGAGCCGACGAGTGCGGGCAGGAACAGTGGAGCGATTCCGATGCCGTAGATGAGTTTCCGGCCGGGGATATCGGTGCGGGCTGCCAAGAAGGCGAGCGTGCAACCGATCGCCAGCGCCAGCAGCGACGCGCCGATCCCGACGGCGGCCGAGTTCAGCATCGCCGACCGTGCGGTACCGGAGCCGAGCACCCGGAAGTTGTCCAGGGTGAAGTCGCCGAAGTCGAACAGCGAGGTGCGTTCGGACTTGTCGGTGAACGCGCCCATGACGATGAAGAACATCGGGCACAGCACGATGAGGGCGAGCAGAGCCAATTGCAGCAGCACCGGGAGCCAGCGCCGCACTCGGGGCCGCCGGTATCGGGACGCTGTGGATTTCCCTGCGGGCTCGATACTTTCGGAGCGGGGCTGATCCGTGGTCGGCCCGGTGGCGAGGGCACTCATGCGGGCACCGCCGTCGTCTCGACGCGGTCATCGCGCAGGACTTGGGCTCCGCCCGGGACGGCGGTGACCACCGCGCGCTCGCCGATCCCCAGGACCCGGCTGGTGTGGCCGGTGGCGATGGCTTCTACTTCGGGACCGTCATCCAGTGTCACCCGGTACCGGATCGACGCGCCCTGATAACTGGCGACTTCGACGCGGCCGGTCCAGGACTGCCCGTCGGGCCTGGTGTCGTCGGCCGCGGTGACCAGCAGATCCTCCGGGCGCAGACAGACGATGATCGAGCCGGACTCGGTTGGGGTGGCATCCACCCGGACCGCGATGGACGGGTAGTCGGTCAGCTCGACCGCACCGCGTTGTCCCGTGCCGGTCGTGCAGCGGAAGATATTGCCGACACCGAGAAAGTCCGCGATCGAGGCGCATGTCGGCTTGGTGTAGATCTCCTCCGGAGTACCGATCTGCACGATGCGCCCCTGATGCATCAGCGCGATGCGGTCGGCCAGGGCGAACGCTTCGACCTGGTCATGGGTGACGTACACGGTCGTCAGTCCGAGTCGCAGTTGCAGCTCGCGCAACTCCATCCGGAGGCGCTCGCGCAGGCGAGCGTCGAGGTTGGACAGCGGCTCGTCGAGCAGCAGCACGCTCGGGCGCATCACCAGACTTCGCGCGAGCGCGACCCGCTGCATCTGCCCGCCGCTGAGCAGGCTGGCACCTCGGTCGGCCAGCTCCCGCAGGCCTACCAAGTTCAATGCCTCGAGCACCCGCGTGCGGATCTCCTGCTTTCCGACCTTCTGCATCTTCAACGAGAACGCGACATTCTCGAACACGGTGCGGTGCGGCCACACCGCGTACGACTGGAACACCATCCCGACATTGCGTTTGTGGGGCGGAACGGTGCGGCCTTTCGTCGAGTCGTGGACGACTCGATCACCGATGGCGATACGTCCGGCGTCGGGGGTTTCGAGGCCGGCGACGCATCGCATGGTGCTGGTCTTACCGCATCCGGATTGCCCGAGCAGAACCAGTGATTCGCCGTCGGCGATATCGAGGTAGAGGTCGCGTACCACGATGTTGCCCGCGTACGCGAGAGTCAGGTTGTCGATCGTGACTTTCATCTGTTTCCTTCATCCTGGACAGCGATGTCCACGGGGTGGCCGACTGTTCGCCCGTTCGTGTTGGTTCCGCTCGGGCTATGCGGTCTGCCTGGGGGCGATTGTGGTCGACTACCGCATCGAGTTCTGGTGATTCGGCGGTTCGGATCAGATTTCTCGGCCGTCCGCCGGTGCCTGGCCGTCATGCGGATCCGGCCAGGACCGTCGTCGGCGTGATGAAGAGCTCTGCGGTAGCGATGCGCCGGGCGGCTCGATACAAGGTGACGGACTCGGGGACACCATCCGGTGTCGAGGTCATGTCGAGCTCGAGGATGCCGGCCGGGGTGCCCAGTCGCAGGGATCCGGGCCACCCGATGCGGGCGTTGTCGGCGACTATGCTGCCGGGCACGGTCGCCGCGGCTGCCACGGCGACGGCTGAGGTGAGTCCGATCGCGGGATGCGGCGCGAGCATGGAGACCATCCGGACCGAAACGTCGTATTCCTCCGCGGTGGTATATACCCCCGTGCTGGTGCGGTAGTCGTGTGGCGGCCCGACGATGCCGACCTTCGGGATCGCGTGCGAGACGGGATCACCGGCGCGGCTGAGCCCCATCCGCAGCGAGGACGCGGTGCGTAGCGCGATGAGCAGGGGTAGGCGCTCGGCGATCAGATTGTTGTCCTCGGTGCCGGTCAGTCCTAGGTCGGTGGCGTGGAACAGGGCGGCAGGGGCGCCGGCGATCACCAGTGTGGCTCGATAGTTATTGTCACCGACCGTGATCCGATCCGACGCCGCACCGGTCGGTAGCAATGATCGGTGGTCGGCGGCCAGATCGGTGAAGGTCAGCGAGACCGGGACGCCGAGAGCGCTCGTGCCCGGGACGGCGGCAGTGCCCTCGGCGGGCACGATTCCATTCGGGGTGGCGATCTCCGCGGTGAGGATCGCTCCGGTGTTCTGGTTGCGCATGCGCACCGTCGTGGTCGCGGTGTCGACCGCGACGAGCCCTGCCTGCAGCGTGTACAGACCGATCGCTGTCGCGCAGTTCCCGCAGTTGCTGCCCCATTCCACTCGCCGGTCCCCGATCGCCACCTGTGCGAATAGGTAGTCGATGTCGATACCACGCGTGCTGGAGCGTCGGACGACCGCGGCCTTCGATGTAGTGGAACTGCCGCCGCCGACACCGTCGAGTTGGCGGGGATCGCCCGAGCCGAAGGCGGATGTCAGGATGGCGTCGAGCCCGCCGGCCCGTCCGATCAAGGGGTCGACGTCAACCGCGTTGAAGAGCCAGCATTTGCTGGTCCCTCCGCGCATCCAGGTTCCGCGGAGTGTGAACACCCGTCCGGCCCGCCTTTCGCTCGTGAAGAGGATCTGTGAACCACCGCGCGACTCCCAGCTGTTCGTGAGCCGGGTCACGGTGACACAGACAAGCGTGCAGCCTCGGACACTGGAGTACAATTTCGAAAACCTTGAGGAGGTTTAACTTCTACTAAACCCTGGAGCCGCACCATGCTCGACCCTCGTCGCCTGTTGTTGCTGATCGATGTGGTGCGCGCCGGCTCCATCACGTCAGCCGCGGCACAGCTGAACTACACGACCTCGGCGGTCTCCCAACAGATCGCCAAGCTCGAGACCGAGGCCGGCCAACCGCTGCTGGAACGGCACGCGCGCGGCATTCGGCTGACCGAGGCGGGGGCCATGTTGACTCGTCGTGCCGAGCGCATCGAGACTCAACTGCTTGCCGCGCGCAGGGAGCTCGACGACATCGCCGGACTCCGCTCGGGCACCGTGCGGATCGGGACTTTTCCCACGGCCGGATCGAGTCTGCTGCCGTCGGTGGTCAAGCTGTTCAAGGCCCGCCATCCGGCCGTGGCCCTGACCGTGCGCAGCTCCCGATTCGCGCAGTTGCGCGCGATGCTCGACACGCGCGAAGTCGAACTGTCGCTGCTCTGGGACTACGCGTGGGCTCGCGTCGACGATCAGGAGCTCGCGGTGCATGAACTCCTGATCGATCCACCGACGCTCGTCGTATCGGTCAACCATCGCTTCGCCGATCGGAAGACAATCGCGATGGACGAACTCGCCGATGAGCAATGGATCACCCGCGAGGACAACCATCCGGTCGGGCTAGCCTTGGAAAAGGCCTGCAACGCAGCAGGATTCACCCCCTCGGTAGCATTTGCGGCAAACGACTACCAGGAAGCCCAAGCCATGGTGGCGGTCGACCTCGGCGTATCGCTGGCGCCCCGACTTGCGCTGTCGAACCTGCGCGAGGACGTCCGCGTCATTCCGCTGACCGGCGGGGCCCCGTCCCGGCGAATTCTGCTTGCGCACATGGCAGAGCAGCGTCTCACTCCGGCCGCGAACACACTCCTGAGGACCTTCGAGGAGGTCGCCCAGGGGTTCGTGGAGGCGCCCCTCGCGAGCCGATGATACGAAGAGTCGAGGGACAAATTCTGTTTCGCCGCAGGTTGATGGACGTTAGCCCATCGCGCATTCGGCTCAAGTCCACCGCCGACAGCTAACGCTTGCTCTTACGCGGTGGTCGATGTCGCCACTCGCACGATCGGGGCGGGAGTACTGCGCCCGGTCGGGACGAAAGCGGTGGATGCCTCGCTATTGCTGGCACGCATGCTGGTTCCCGAACCGATGCGACCGGGTTGGGTCGACGCGTTGCGAATGTCGGTGTCGCGGTTACCGCATCGGAGTCTGGCCGATATCGACGCCCGGATGGAGCAGGCCGCGGCCATACCGGTCATCGTTCCGGAAACGATCTTGGTCTCAATAGGTCAACGCATCACCGACGATAACTGATCAACCCCAGAAGATCGGGTCGCCACTGTTGTCGATGTGATCGAGCAGGTCCTGAACGTGAGGGCTCGGCTCCAAGAACCGATAGCGGTGAAATTTGAGGTGTCTGTCCCGCCAATACAGCGTCCACAACCCTGTTTTCTTCGTGTAGTGCAGGCGGGCGATCGGGAATCGTGTCCATTCCGGGCCGAAGTCCTCGCGCCATGGTGGTCGGCATTCGCAGATCGTGACATGGCGCGGCGAGACGTCGCATTCGACCCGAATCTCGTGGCGATATTGTTCGGGAACTCTACTGGCGCAGTACTTCACGATCCGGGCGACATCGAGTTCGGGAAGCCCTGTGGTAGCCATGCCGGCCATCATGCCAACCACCCCTGATGGCCGGCTTTGCTATCCGGCTGCATAGGTGCCGAGCACCTGTTCTTCTCGCTGGCGTGGGCTGTCCCAGTCGAGCACTCGACGAGGCCGATCGTTGAGTCTGGCGGCGATCATGTTCAGGTCGTCCTGGGTGAAACTGCGCAGGTCAGCCTTCTTGCGAAGGTACTGCCGAAGCAGCCCATTCGGGTTCTCGTTCGTCCCGCGTTGCCACGGATGATGCGGGGTGCAAAAGTAGACGGGCATGTCGAGAGCTGTGGTAATGCGCTTGTGCTCGGCCATTTCCCGTCCGCGATCCCAGGTCAGCGACCGACGCAGATGCGCCGGCAACCTGCTCAGATAGGTGATCAGCGCATAGGCTACCGTCTCGGCCCGGTACCCGTCCGGCAACGCCACCACATGCGTGAAACGGGATTGCCTATCCACCAAAGTCGCGACCGCCGACGGCCTGGTTCCGAATACCAGGTCGCCTTCCAGATGCCCGGGCTCGCTACGATCGTCTGCGGGTGGGTATTCCGCGCCGGCGTAGTGCGGCCCCAGGCAGGTCGCAGCGGACCGGACGCGGCTGTCGTAGATCCCGGGCGCCACGAGCTCGCGATAGGTGTCCTGGCCAGGAATGTCGGAACGGCCACTTTCCGCACGGCGGTGTCAGTCGCCGAGACGATCCGACCGGCACGGTTGTTCGCGTCCGCTCGTGCTTGTTCCGCGAGCCTGGCAAGTACCTCCAGACCAAGCAGTGCCCGATGACTTTCGGGCGCGATTGCGTGATCGGCCGCCCAGTACAGCGTGCGCATCGTGTCGTCGTGCATACGGAAGTTGTTGACATGCCGCTCGGCCTGTTCCGCAGTGCGGGCAGCACGCTCGGCGGCCTCGGCTGAGCGTGTGGACGCGAGCGCGGAGGACTTGGTGACCTGGATGCTTTCCCGCATTGCTCTAACGGTGTCGCTGCCCGTCCGTCGTTGCAGCCGCGCTGCAACGACGCTGCCAGCAAAGCCGATGGCTGGGCCGATCAACGTCACGAGGATCGCGGCCCACCACGGCACCGACACAGAACTGGACATCGGGGACTCCCCTTATCGGAACCAGACGACGGCCACGTTCGCACCGGGCACTGGCTCGAATTCGCTTACGACACAACGCCACAACCGACGCGATCAATAATGACCGAATGTCGACAGTAATGACGCGACGTCCGGGTGCCGAGATCCCCTGTCGCGTACCCGCTTCCACGGTCCGGGTCATGGGGCCGCCAGGCACAGCCCTGAACCGCACTGCTGCGGCGAGCGTGGACGACGTCGACCGGTACATGTTGTTCGGGATGCGCCGCCGAACCGTCCCCGATGCCTGAGCGGCGTGGCTCAGCGACAACATCGTGCCGGAACAGCTACGGCGACAGCCGATCTCAAGATCATAGTCTTGCTGCCGAGAAAGCATGCCCCGTTTGGGGAATCGCTGCTATTGATGGAAGTCGACCAATTCGTATACCGCCCGACTGCGCCCCGACCCGAAGATACGAAAGTTTTCAGCACGCACACACGAGAAGTACGACACTGTTCGCCTGTCACCGGCCCGCGCTCTGATGTGCGCAGGTATCCGCAACCGCCCCACCTACATAGGTCTGGCTTCCAAAGATGTTACGAGCCCTTGGGGTTCGCCACGCGGCGGGATATGCCTATGGCTCTGCGTGTCATTCGAGTGAATGACACACTATTAAAGATCTTTCGGTAATAGAGTGAGTTGCTGTCAAAGGAGAAGCCCGGTGTGGTCGAGGAAGTTGAAACACAGATCGTAGTTCGTGCCGACGCGTTCGAGCCCGGTTTCGGTAGCGGCGCGGGCTTCATCGATCGTGTCGGGACACAGATTGGCCAGTTCGGTGGATTTGATGTTGCCCCAGACCATTTCGATGGGGTTGAGTTCGTAGCCGTAGGGCGGGAGTTGCTCGACGCGCAGCCACATGCGTTGGGTCGCGATCCAGGCTTTCATGGCCTTGGAGCGGTGCGAGGGCAGCCCGTCCCAGATCAGGGTGACCGCGTCACCGGCGAAGTGCCTACCCAATGCGGTGAGGAATTCGATCAGCGACTCGGTGTTGTAAGCACCCTCTTTGATCTGGAACACGAACGCCGCGCCACTGCGGTCGGACCGATAGGCCAGGACCCCGGCCATCGACAGTCGTTTCCACGAAAACCGGTGCCGCAGCGTCGGTGTGACACCTTTGGGCGCCCAGGTCGCTCTCACTGCGGGCAGCAGGGAGAATCCGCTCTCGTCTTGGAAGCAGATCCACGCACCTCGGCGCCGAGCGCTTTTTATGCGCGGCCACTCGGTCTTGCGCCACACCGCGATCGCCTCGTCGTTGCGCTCGACCGCGCGGCGCGCCGGACGCTGCCGACTCCATCCCATCCGCTCACGCAGGATCGTCCAGGTCTGCGTCTGTGAATACCGCACCCCGGTAACGCGCTCGATCACCTCGGCTACCCGCGCCAAGGTCCACATGTCGGTTGGAAACCCATTCACCTTGGGGCCCTTCATCAATGCGGCTTCGACCTCGCGAACGTGCTCATCGCTCAACCGTGGCCGACGACCCGCCCGGCCCACACTCGCCAAAGCGTCTCGTCCACCTTCGACCCACGCCTTGTGCCAGCGCGACGCCGTCTGCGCCGACACCTCGAGCTCCACCACCACATCGACCTGCCGCCTACCGGCCTCGAACATCTCCACCGCCCGCATACGACGCTCCCGCAACGCGTCGAAATCACGACGCATCCGGGCGCGCTTACTCTTTCGGCCACTCTCCCGCCCACCCGATGGTGGCACCCGCTCTGACACCCTGCGATTGTCCTACGCCACAGCACAATCCGATCGGTACGACTCACTGAATTACCGAAAGATCTTTAAGTTCGACGTTTGAAGCTCTCGGAAGGCACACGTCGATACCGAACCGGCGTCTGGTTGGCCAGACATCCGATAGTGCTGCGGAGCGCCCGTTGGTCGATCGTCCAGATATGTTGGTAGGCACGGCCTCCCAACGTACGCAATGCCGAGTTCCGTGCGATCGGGTGCTATACGGAACCTGGCGTGCCAGAATCGCCGCCATGTCATATATGAAAAGGGGGGCCGCCGCCGTCGTGGCGATGGGCATTCTCAATACTGCGCCACTCACCGGTCACGCCGCCGCAGCGACCGATCAGCCGCCGGACCTGTCGTTCAACGCCACCCGCACCGACCAAATCACCGCTACTATCCACAACCCGAACAGCACCGGCATCTGCTGGGCCACCATCAACATCGACCAGTCGGTGCACGAGTTCACCGAGTACTCGCCGTCCGGCGCGGCCGGACCCGACCAAACCGTCACCCCTGTTCGCTCCGGCCTGGCCTCGGGCACCTACCGGCTGTCGGGGTTCTGCGGCTCCAACTACACCGCCGGAGATCAGGCGAAGGGCGACGACTACAGCGTGACCGTCGGCGCAACCCAGCCATCCACCGGCTCCTTCGGGCTATGACACCATATTCCTGACCCGCTCACATGCGCCAATCCACCTATGGTCGCGAACTCGGCGGCGACGCGGTCTGACCTAAAGATCAATGGCTCCAGATCATCTCGGGCCATTTGTGCGCGCTCTTGCCGATTTCCGTGTCCCGCAGAGGCGGTGACATCGACACCTATGAAGGGGGATGCCATGCAGGACGACGGGAACGGGGAGGACGGCCCGGACTACGTCGATAGGCATTTCGCGCACCGGGTGTGTATCGGCGGGTGAGGTGCATGAGTCGCCGATCTGGAGCACCTACATTCAGCCGCTTGTGGACCCGTTCACCGACGACCACAACGATTTTCGCTTCTGCGACGAGGAGGAGTTTCACGAACTCATCTGGGAGGTGTGGCGTGATGCCGGCATCAACAACGACGTCACCGTAGAGCATGAGCAGGGGCTCTCGGTGGGAAGTTCGGAAGCCAAGGGGAGCAGAATCGACTTCCGGATGTACTACGACGATGGGCACAGGGTCGGAGTCGAGATCAAGGCCGCGGGTCTATGGTCGCTGGAGGGCGTGCAGGAGCAACTCGTGCGGTACGCAGAGACCGGGCAGTTCGACTCGGTGCTGCTGTTGACCGCCGATCCCGACCTGGCTGAGATCGACTGGCCCCGTTACCTAGCGGTGCCGTTGTTCATAGTCCTGCTCTCCGGCCGTCGTGGTCGGCTATAGCTCCCCGTTGGATCGAAGCCGCCTATCGGTTAGGGGTGGCTGCCTTGCAACTGCCAATGCGGCACGTCGATAGGCTCGCGAAAGTACCAATGCCCAGTCCAGTCCTGAGTTGTTTCCCACGCGCCGCGGCCTGCCCCCCGACCAGGTCGAGACAGCCGTCCACCTCTACCAGCTCGGATGGTCCCTCACCCGCGTCGGACAGCATCTCGGCGTAGCCCACACCACCATCCTGACCACACTCCGCCAACACGGAATACCCACCCGCGACACTCACGGAAGACCTCGGTAGCGGGCGCATGACCGTGCCCTCCATCCGAGTAGCAGCACTGGGCCGGCCTCGGGTGAACGATCCGGCTTCTTCACGCGCGGCGCCTGCCGA
The DNA window shown above is from Nocardia sp. NBC_01730 and carries:
- a CDS encoding ABC transporter permease, whose protein sequence is MSALATGPTTDQPRSESIEPAGKSTASRYRRPRVRRWLPVLLQLALLALIVLCPMFFIVMGAFTDKSERTSLFDFGDFTLDNFRVLGSGTARSAMLNSAAVGIGASLLALAIGCTLAFLAARTDIPGRKLIYGIGIAPLFLPALVGSLAWVLLGGPATGYLNLALNSIGLPNAINIYSFGGMIFVLGLYYAPYPFLMVHSALSLMNPDLEDAASLHGAKLTQMLRKVTFPLVMPAVVGSGILVFALSVENFPVGQVIGVAGGIDTLPTMIYRLMNASPARSNDAAAVAVVLTVLLVVVVAFQQRAMAGKQYTTVTGKGVRARKVPLRGWRRPAAVFAWVYCALAVVLPVFALILASLQTSPYVADLGQLGRPGALSLWGMGQTLRSSDFHHVVVNSVTVGVATAAIGTALCFALAYTRYRTNAPGRKLLEYVAMLPLAVPAVVLGLGLLWTWLAMPIPLYGTLAVLVIAFVAVFLPQGYRGVSASIIQLDKDLEDSAVMLGARRYRAISFVTAPLLRVGLSSTFLLLLMLSMRELTAALFLFTSDTRLLSIAIFDAYDNGSFQAAAELSLLYCVVIATLAVLSRRLGSKETV
- a CDS encoding IS630 family transposase, which gives rise to MRRDFDALRERRMRAVEMFEAGRRQVDVVVELEVSAQTASRWHKAWVEGGRDALASVGRAGRRPRLSDEHVREVEAALMKGPKVNGFPTDMWTLARVAEVIERVTGVRYSQTQTWTILRERMGWSRQRPARRAVERNDEAIAVWRKTEWPRIKSARRRGAWICFQDESGFSLLPAVRATWAPKGVTPTLRHRFSWKRLSMAGVLAYRSDRSGAAFVFQIKEGAYNTESLIEFLTALGRHFAGDAVTLIWDGLPSHRSKAMKAWIATQRMWLRVEQLPPYGYELNPIEMVWGNIKSTELANLCPDTIDEARAATETGLERVGTNYDLCFNFLDHTGLLL
- a CDS encoding ABC transporter ATP-binding protein; this translates as MKVTIDNLTLAYAGNIVVRDLYLDIADGESLVLLGQSGCGKTSTMRCVAGLETPDAGRIAIGDRVVHDSTKGRTVPPHKRNVGMVFQSYAVWPHRTVFENVAFSLKMQKVGKQEIRTRVLEALNLVGLRELADRGASLLSGGQMQRVALARSLVMRPSVLLLDEPLSNLDARLRERLRMELRELQLRLGLTTVYVTHDQVEAFALADRIALMHQGRIVQIGTPEEIYTKPTCASIADFLGVGNIFRCTTGTGQRGAVELTDYPSIAVRVDATPTESGSIIVCLRPEDLLVTAADDTRPDGQSWTGRVEVASYQGASIRYRVTLDDGPEVEAIATGHTSRVLGIGERAVVTAVPGGAQVLRDDRVETTAVPA
- a CDS encoding ABC transporter substrate-binding protein translates to MKKIVIGLSAALLAALTACAPPPGGQPLARPAQSIQRDDALIINGEQIADQSLWKQARAEGKLTLYSGYTQASEATLLHQFEADTGIKVKQIRLTPNRLYERIVAEHGAGKLKADIVRISDAGFAHGLAERGVFQPYQPSTATNLHDDVIFDGGSYYRTFDPVYTFGYNTALVHADAAPTSWRSLLDNRWSNKRGIAQAGAGGSALALTRFQRATLGDGYLRQYASGARVFDSIGAQLDALARGQIDAGTVVVSAVNIANNANAPVKFVVPEEGVTAYDYYTGVASTATNTAAAKLFLNWNLAKRGQQVFADMGEYSVRTDIAAPNVRGVQLPDFTDPRVHRITPAESISNAATDQRAWNAIFGYNQ
- a CDS encoding LysR family transcriptional regulator — protein: MLDPRRLLLLIDVVRAGSITSAAAQLNYTTSAVSQQIAKLETEAGQPLLERHARGIRLTEAGAMLTRRAERIETQLLAARRELDDIAGLRSGTVRIGTFPTAGSSLLPSVVKLFKARHPAVALTVRSSRFAQLRAMLDTREVELSLLWDYAWARVDDQELAVHELLIDPPTLVVSVNHRFADRKTIAMDELADEQWITREDNHPVGLALEKACNAAGFTPSVAFAANDYQEAQAMVAVDLGVSLAPRLALSNLREDVRVIPLTGGAPSRRILLAHMAEQRLTPAANTLLRTFEEVAQGFVEAPLASR
- a CDS encoding DUF3024 domain-containing protein — its product is MATTGLPELDVARIVKYCASRVPEQYRHEIRVECDVSPRHVTICECRPPWREDFGPEWTRFPIARLHYTKKTGLWTLYWRDRHLKFHRYRFLEPSPHVQDLLDHIDNSGDPIFWG
- a CDS encoding PrpF domain-containing protein, whose protein sequence is MRGGTSKCWLFNAVDVDPLIGRAGGLDAILTSAFGSGDPRQLDGVGGGSSTTSKAAVVRRSSTRGIDIDYLFAQVAIGDRRVEWGSNCGNCATAIGLYTLQAGLVAVDTATTTVRMRNQNTGAILTAEIATPNGIVPAEGTAAVPGTSALGVPVSLTFTDLAADHRSLLPTGAASDRITVGDNNYRATLVIAGAPAALFHATDLGLTGTEDNNLIAERLPLLIALRTASSLRMGLSRAGDPVSHAIPKVGIVGPPHDYRTSTGVYTTAEEYDVSVRMVSMLAPHPAIGLTSAVAVAAAATVPGSIVADNARIGWPGSLRLGTPAGILELDMTSTPDGVPESVTLYRAARRIATAELFITPTTVLAGSA